The window AGCTTTGTATAGTCTCAAACAAGCCCCTCGtgcatggtatgaaaggttaAGTTCTTTTCTTCTAAATCAAGGGTTCAAAAGAGGTAATATCGATACAACTCTTTTTATTAAGCACTCAAGTTCAGGTAATCTTATTGCTCAAATTTATgtagatgatattatttttggcagCCCTAACTCTGTTCTTTGTGAAGAATTTACTCTTTCCATGAAAGGAGAATTtgagatgagtatgatgggagaacTGACTTTCTTTCTTGGTCTTCAAATCAAACAGTCCACTAAGGGGATTTTCATTAGCCAAACCAAGTACACTAAGAAGCTTTTCAAAAAGTTTGGCATGGAAAATGCTAAGTAAATTGGCACTCCAATGAGTCCAACTACAATGCTCGATGAAGACAGCAATGAAAAAAAGGTTGATGAAATCATGTATAGCTTAATGATTGGATCTCTATTATATCTAACTTCTAGTCGACCGGATATTATGTTTAGTGTGTGTAAATGTGCAAGATTTCAGTCGGCTCCTAAGGAATCCCATCTTTATGCTGTTAAACGGATTATTAGATACTTAATTGGTACCTCTAAGCTAGGATTATGGTATGATCGTTCTAACAATTTTTCTCTAAAAGGCTTTTCAAATGCAGATTTTGCAGGTGACAAGATTGATAGAAAGAGCACTAGTGGGACATGTCAATTGCTAGGAAATGCCTTAGTATCTAGGCATAGCAAGAAACAAAATTGTGTTGCACTATCCACAACTGAGGCAAAATACTTAGCCGTTGGAAGTTGTTGCACACAAGTTCTATAGAATATGCATCAACTTCTCGATTATGATGTATCTCTTACATCTACTCCTATATTCTGTGATAATACCAGTGCTATCTGCTTATTAAAAAATTCTGTGCATCATTCTAGAGAAAAGCATATAGAAATTAAACATCATTTTATCAGTGATCATGTTG is drawn from Nicotiana tabacum cultivar K326 chromosome 22, ASM71507v2, whole genome shotgun sequence and contains these coding sequences:
- the LOC142175702 gene encoding secreted RxLR effector protein 161-like, with amino-acid sequence MSPTTMLDEDSNEKKVDEIMYSLMIGSLLYLTSSRPDIMFSVCKCARFQSAPKESHLYAVKRIIRYLIGTSKLGLWYDRSNNFSLKGFSNADFAGDKIDRKSTSGTCQLLGNALVSRHSKKQNCVALSTTEAKYLAVGSCCTQVL